GCATCGGGCATGGCCTTCAGAGGATGCTTCATCTCAAGAACTCAACTCAACGAGGTTTCCTAAATAGATTTCCCATCTTATGAACATAAACAGCTCAGAGCGGCCTAATGAAGACAAAAGAGCCTTTAAAGTGGGAATCATGGCTCCAGTTTGGGCCATAAAATCTCTCAGAATAGCTCTCTGTCATGGAAAAATATTGCGGGTTGGAGGAATCTGTCAGGGAGGATGGAGGCAGCTGACGCAGTTCAGAAagtcacagagtcatagaatgatttgcgttggaagggaccttaaagatcatagagttccaacctcctgccatgggcaggggcacctcccactagaccaggatgctccaagccccatccaacctggccttccacacttccaggggtggggcaggCACAGCCGCTCTGGGCAatctgggccagggtctcaccaccctcacagcaaagaatttcttcctcagatctcatctcaatctcccttcttgcagcttgaaaccatttccccttgtcccgtcactccctgcccttgtcaaaagcccctccccagctttcctgtagccccttcaggtcctggaagctgctctaaggagcatccctggagccttctcttctccaggctgtacaaccccaagtctctcagcctgtctccagagcagagctgcgcCAGCCCTTGGGTCATCTCCATGGCTTCCTGTGGACTCGTACCAACAGTTTCATGTCCcccttatgttggggactccaaCTGTTTTCCATATGGGCCATGGGAGGGATGCTCACAGACCAGGTCCAGCTCTTGCTTGAGTCTGGACCAGACAAATATCACTGTTCGGTGCTCAGGGGGGATGATCCAGCCTTCAAGGTCCATGTTGGCATTCCATCCTGAGGATGCTATTAAACCTCCTTGGCTCTCCTGTCACACCCAGCTCCCTTCCAAGGTGCCACCCGTGTTACAGAGGACAGAACATCCGTCTTGCTTGCCCATGAAAGGAAGTCCACAGTGAGTGAAGGAACCTCCTGGAAGCCACTGAAGCCCTTACATATAATGTAGCCAATGTCAACCCCATAGAAAACATGAGTCTTGATGGGCTTCAGGCCACTGGACAATGGAGAAAACAGCTCAAAGCTGGTCCAGGTCAAGTGGAGATGGGTTTGATGGGCACATAAAAGGAGTGGTGAGCCTGCTCAAGCCACATAAACCCCTCCAAGATCTAGAAAAGCCACCCCCAGGCTGGAAAACCTTCTCCCACTACTTTTGCACCCAAAACTGGTAGCTGCAGGACATAGAGATGCCCACTGCCTGGACAGACAAGCCACTGCTGTGCCaagaagtggtttttttttaaaccaaatccCCTTTTATCCCACAGAAAGACAACCCCAAATCCTCAGCACCCCGTGGAGCACGAAGCCCTCCCACGCCTGAGCCTGAGGAGGGACAGACGCTCCGGTCCGGTAAAAATCAACCCCTTGCCGAGCCCACTAAACCCACCAAATCATGGCTGCTGGCTGGTACCCGTGGTGAAGGACTTTCCATCCCACCCCTcactcccccctccctcccccctccccttcccagctccaaaGTTGCCGACGCAATTAGCAGCAGGGTCCGGAAAACTTTTCCCGGCTGCGGTTCGCCAAGGAGATGCTAATCCCTCCATCCGCCCCGGAGCGATGCCCATCGCTTGCTCATCTTTTGTTCTCTACCTGGAACCGTCCTCCTTGTCCCCCTCCTCCCaatcctcccccccccccttccccttttttccctctggcAGATTCGATGGtcgggggtggggggtgggggtttGGGGGGCGGGATATAAGAAGCCGCTGGGACCGGGACCGAGTAGCAAACGCTCTCCCGGGAGCGCGGGGACCCAGGGCGGGCGGCACCGGTCGGGATCCCATCCCAACCCACAGGTAAGCCCCCAAAAACTAGCGAGGTGGGCCCATGGGTCTCCCCCATCCTtcttttgggggagggggggggcttgttgctgggtttttttggttgtttttttttggggggtggtgAGAGGGGCGATgcacaggggggaaaaaaaattagccggaaaaaaaaggcaaaaaataggGATGATGGGGACCAGCGGCTGCCTGGGGGGGACACTCCGGGGTGGATGGTGAGGTTCCAGGGAAAGGGAGGGGCAGTAAAAAAAGCCCCCTCTCTCCCCGCCTCCAGCTTCTCCATCCTCTCGCCTCCGTTTATTGCACTTTTTCTGCGTGACTGGGGGTTAATGTGTCACAGAGCTGCCACCCGCTGCCCCCCCGAGACCCTccgccctgctgccctggggggtCCCGGGTGGCGACACCCCCAAATTCAGGCAGAAGACCGAAACACAACCTTTTATGTTTCAATTTGGTCTCGGTGTTTCATCCCCGTTTCTGAACCACTTTTTGCTGTCACAACCATCAGgagctttttcttccaaagtaatgcccccctccccctccccccatccAGGCTCATCCCGGTGGCTCCTGCCCCAGAGGGAAGGGTCAGTTCTCGGCTCCAGCCCCGCGTTTTGGGTCGAAAAtagcttgttttgtttcactgtgGGATGGGGTTTTCCTCCCATAGAGCTCCCCCAAGGTGAAGACTTGGGAGTCCAGGCTGATGTAAACGTGGCTGCTCGGGAAAGAGTTGGGGtttgcagagggaaaacaaCCCCCGGGCATCCTTGGGGACATGGAACCAGGTCCTGTGGGTGTCGGGGAACTGATCCCAACCTCATGCCTCATGGCACAGCACCACGGACACCTCAGGCCCTGGGTTTTTTGGCCAGATCTTGGGTTGatttcagcagctccagcagcaagtCACATcccaaacaccaccacaacCTTCCCCAAAGCCAAgcatatattatttatataatccatattatttaactgaaaatattcaTGTTTTAATAGTCTCATCACAGTTTAATATTATTTGTGGTTGTGTCTCCCATCAGGCAGGAGTTTTATGGCTGCTCCAGGGGCATCCCAGGACACATGAGGAGGGAGCACCTTTTAGTTTTGGGAATCAGCTTGCAAGCTGTTGGCAAAGGATGAGACCTGATGCTTTCCTCTCACACCATCACTCATCTTTATGGGGTGCTTAGGAGGTGGCAGCAATCCCTGCTGACAGCTGCTGTCACCGTGACAAAAGACCTGGGTTCCAGTTCGAAACCACTGGGCTCAGAAGGCAAAAGaaagaggcaggagagaagGTTGCCCATTTTTTTAGGTGGGAGCAATGAtgtgggtgcaggcagggaggcagctctgggcattgccttcccttttctgtgcctcagttttctCCTCCAGCCATATCACCTCCATGATCCTGAGGTGTGGGGAGCAGCATCCCTTTGCCATGAGGCTGACGGAGGAGGAAAGCTTTGCAGAACAAGGGGTTTGCAGCCCTAAAGTGTCACCTGGGGGAGAGGTAAAGTCCTGCAACCCCAATAGAGATAGCTTCACAGAATAATGGAATCCCAGATTGATTTGTGTGTGAAgagaccttaaagctcatctagtcccaaccccctgccatgggcagggacacctcccactagaccagcttgctccaggccccatccaacctggccttcaacactgccagggatggggcagccacagctgctctgggcaacctgggccagtgtctcaccaccctcacagcaaagaatttcttcctcagatctcatcttaatctcccctctttcagcctGAAAccattcccctcatcccattactccctgcccttgtccaaagtccctccccagctttcctgtagccccttcaggtactggaaggtgctctaaggtcttccctaagctttctcttctgcaggctgaactcTTCTCCAGAGTTGgacccagcagtgcagggggtctcaccagtggagtagagggggacaatcccctctctggccctgctggtcatgctgctggagatgcagcccaggacacggttggctgAGAAAAGGGACAGGGTAAGGTGAACATGTTGAAGAAAGCATTCAAGAATCTCCTGAAGGTAAAAAGaaggggttttttctttttttttttccccataggtCCTACACAGTTTCTGGGTCCGGAGCCCCTCACATCCCTCGTGTCACCTGGGCCAGGATGCCAAGCACCCTGTGGAGCAGCCTGCCcatggtgctggggctgctgctctggcagcccGTGGGCGCCAGCGGCCcgtgctgggagagcagcaaaTGCCAGGACCTCAGCAGCGAGGCCGGAGTTCTGGTAAgcctggggatggggacagccCTCTGGTTGCTCCTGTATCTGACTTCCATCCCCTGGACCTGCACAATCGGCTGGGGGAGGAGGTGATGGACATGATGACATCATGGGGTGAACTTTAtctatcacagaatcagagaatcattttggttggaaaagacctttcagatccTCCAGTCCAACTgttaccccagccctgccaaggccaccactaaaccatgtccctcagcaccacagctacacggctttgaaatccctccagggatggggactccaccactgccctgagcagcctgggccagggcctgacaaacCTTTCcaattgttcccaatatccaatctaaacatcccctggcacaacttgaggccatttcctgtTCTCCTATggcttgttccttgggagaagagaccaacccccctggctccaacctttcaggcagctgtaagaagcaagaaggtctcccctcagcctccttttccccaggctgaacacccccagttccctcagctgctcctcatcacactcgtgctccagacccttccccctgttgcccttctctggacacactccagcccctcaatgtccttcttgcagtgaggggcccgGAACTGGGGTGATGATTTGGACCCAATGACCTGCAGATTTCAGTGGTCTTGTGCCTCCTGGCTTTATGTCAGGGGATGATGGTAAAATAAGTTTCTGAACTTGCAGTGTCATGCCTGGGTGGGATGAACCAGTAACTTGGGTATCAGCTTTACCCCACACCAGAGGATGCTCATAGATGTAGTGGTACAGCAAGGACCTTGCGCAGGTGTTGAGTTTCTTCCAGGGATTCCACAGTGGGGGCTGTACCCTAacctgccccctcctccccttgtCCCACCATGGTTTTCAGCCACCCGGGCCTGGTTTTGTGCCTGAATATGATGCTCCAGGCTCAGCCCTGTAAGCTCCCTGCCAAGGGCACCTTAGCAGGGCACCAGCATGAAATCAACTTCTgaaacatggagctgttggaacgagtccagaggaggccacagagatgctctgagggctggagcacctctgctctgcagacaggctgggagagttggggttgttcagtctggagaagagaaggctccagggagaccttagagcaccttccagtgcctgaaggggctacaagaaagctggggaggggcttttgacaagggcagggattgatgggacaaggggaaatgatttcaagctgcaagaagggagattgagatgagatctgaggaagaaagtctttgctgtgagggtggtgagacactggcccaggctgcccagagcagctgtggctgccccatccctggcagtgttgaaggccaggttggatggggcttggagcagcctggtctagtgggaggtgtccctgcccatggcaggggttgggACTCAATGAtattcaaggtcccttccaatccaaatgATTTGGTGATTCTCTAAGTACCTCTCTGAGGTTGGCCAGCCATTGCCTCACCACCTTGCCCCCCGTGCAGGGCTGTGCCATGGCGTGCAGAGCTGACCTGTCAGCTGAGGCGCCCGTCTACCCAGGGAACGGgcacctccagcccctctccgAGAGCATCCGCAAGTATGTCATGAGCCACTTCCGGTGGAACAAGTTTGGTCggaggaacagcagcagtggggagcACAAAcgggaggaggggacagggagcaACCCACCGCTGGCATCATTCCCTGCCCTCCCACCGTCCCACCACGAGGAAGAGCAAGGAACCGGGCTAGAGCGGGAGGAAGGCAAACGCTCCTACTCCATGGAGCATTTCCGCTGGGGAAAGCCAGTGGGACGCAAGAGGAGACCCATCAAGGTCTACCCCAATGGGGTGGAGGAGGAATCGGCAGAGAGCTACCCACTGGAATTCCGGAGGGAGctggctgaggaggaggaggaggaggaagaccaggaggaggagaagaaggctGGTGGCTCCTACCACATGCGCCACTTCCGCTGGCACGCGCCTTTGAAGGACAAGCGCTACGGGGGCTTCATGACCTCAGAACACAGCCAGACCCCTCTAGTGACTCTCTTCAAAAATGCCATCATCAAAAGCGCCTACAAGAAGGGGCAGTGATATGGGGGGGAGCCCCAGGACCCCCCCTACCCCCTTTTTCCTGTAGCTTTAGTGTCCCACTGGCATGTGTTTCACTTAGAGATCGCTCGTTATGTCCTTCCTCATTAGTGCTCCCGAGGGGTTTCACGGGGTAGGATCAAGGCATCGACCACTTCACCAGGCCCACTGGACCACACAGGGAGCAGGGGCAATTCCCAGGCCGGAGCATGCCGGGTGATTTTCCTATTTTCACTGAGCTGTATAGTACTGTAAATGATAGagtaaaataattctaaaaaaaaaaaaagagaagaaaataaatataataaaaacaataatacattttttgcaAGCTACTGAGGTGTTGGCAACATCTCTGGGAGTGCTTGGGGTCTGTGAAGGGGTAGACAACAAGACTTGCTTTATAATAATTTGTTGGTGCATGGGGGATGAAGCCAGGTTTAAAAGTACTTTCATGTGGAAGCAAATCTTGAGCTCCTCTGCCCAACCCacacctccctgctgccaaAGCATCACCAAGCCCATGTCCCCTTTTACACACTTCCCAGGCAGCAAAACACCAGCATTAATGTTGGAATGTTGATCTCAGGGGAGGGCTTTGTGCATCCCATCACCTCCTGCTCCACCCAAGGATGGAAAACACATGCAGCAAAGCTGGAGctgttgagagagttggggctgttcagcctggagaagagaaggccccaGGGAGACCATAGAGAACCATTCAGTATGTGagggagctacaggaaagctggggagggacttttgagaagggcagggagtgatgggatgagagggaatggtttcaagctgccagagaggagactgagatctgaggaagaaattctttgctgtgagggtggtgagacactggcccaggttgcccagagcagctgtggctgccccatccctggcagtgctgaaggccaggtcagatggggcttggagcaacctggtctggtgggaggtgtccctgcccatggcagggggttgggactagatggtctttaagctcccttcccaCTCAGACCAGTCTGCGATGCCATTATTTTTGCTATCCCAGGGCAAACACAGCACCCAGCTGCAGTGAACATGCCGAGACAGCAGAGCCCATGATGGCAACAtcaacatttatttgaaaagggCATCGAGAcattgcatttgaaaatatcGAGGGCTCCTCAGCCCTTTGGAACCCCCTGCCCGCAGCTCCACACACCAACACCACAGTGCTTGGAAATACAGGGATGGGAATGCACACATGCACCTAAACTGCTGACTTTATAGAAATATACTTTGTCATCTCTACATACACAAGTATCTAAACTAAACAGGATGTAGAAACAGGTCACCTACACATGGACAGTTACGGGTGGAGTCTGGGTCCCAAAACGCAGAGGGGCCGCAGTGAGACATGCTGGGGAATGCAGCCAACCAGGAGGTGACagtcccagccccactgccaggTCCCAAGGGCAAAGCATTGGGAATGAAGGGATCTGTGGCTGGTCCACAGGGATGACCCAcaatccaacccccctggagCAGAGGCCAAGGGTATTTCCTGCCCCAAAAAGATGATGGGCACCCTGAGATGTGCAACAAGGGCAAGCAAACCTTGTGCTCATCTCCCCACCTTCCTCGTGGTTCTGAAGAGGTTTGGAGGTGGTTTTCCCACGAACAGACACTTGATTTGGGGGTTAATTGCTTTTTCTACTGTGTTTTGTTAAAAAGTTTTAGTGCTTTTCATTAGAACAGCTCTGGGAGTAAGTGCTCCTGCCCCAAGGAGCCTGCTCTTGGGTTCCCACTGCCAACCCCAAAACCTACCCTGGCCAAAACTCAGGCTTCAGGAGGCTTGGGGAGCAAGAAGGGCTTGGTGACAAGGGACAGAGACACATGGGGACCctgaggagaggcagcagcagggggaaAACCTTGGgcactgggcagggctggcacaggcagagcccCGCTGTGAGTGATCCAGCCCAGGGACCAAAATAAACCCTTGTTTTTCCTGTCCTCTTAAGCAAGATCATTTCCTAAGCTGGGATTACAGCCTGGCCACACAAACAAGCAGTGACCCAGGAGGAATCATGGACTGTATCCGCCACtgaaggagggggggggggtgaagAAGGGATGGTCATATGTAATTAGAGCTTAAAATAACTGCCGGAAGATCTGCAGTGGATAAAACAATCCCATGGGACATGGGCAGAGGCAGGTGGCTGTAGtccctgcagaagcagctcccaTGTCTCCAGCTTTAGACCCTTCTTCGTGTGGCAAAGCAAAGAGCAGCGTGCCTGGAGGGGAAGAGGCTGCCTCCCCTCACAGGGAgccccccaggctgctgggagggtGATGGGGGTGAGCTcaggcagcacccagccagCTGCCAGTGCCCAGGCTGGCCCCAAGAACAGAGAGAGCACCCACACTGAGAGGGGTCTGGGAGCAAGAGAGACCCTGTGAGCAACCAGATACCCTGTGAAGAACCAAACACTCCCTGTGAGTGATCAAATACACGCTGTGAATGACCAAATGCCCCCTGTGAACACCTGAATAGCCCCCATGAATGACAAAATGCCCCTTATGAATGACCAAACAACCCCCTTGAACGATCAAATGCCTCCATGAATGACCAAAAACCCCCTGTGAATGTCTGAATAACCCCTGTAAACAACCAAATACCCCATGAACAACAAAATACCACCTGTGAACAGCCAAATGGCTCCAAGTGACCTCTGTCCCCATCCCTACCCTCTTAACCTCACCATTTGGGCTTGGTAGGACTCAGAATTTTCTATCACAGTTGTCTAAAGCAAAACTCTTCATAGCCTCTtctctgctcccctccagcCCAAATCCAGTTTGATCCTAATGCCCAAACAGAGGTAGGATCCAGGGCCTGCCAGATGTGGGGTCTGCAGGGTGGACCCTACAGAACATTTCTTATGGCAGCTATTTTCTGTGGTGCTGGATTTTCTTGGTGATTATGGCTAAGTTGATTTAACACTGGACTTTGTTGTGCTAAAAACAAcaatattaaataaatctttttttggggtgggaaCCCCAAAACTGCAAAAACCCTACCCAACTATATGAAAACAGAGGGTTAATGTGTTAATAATCCCCAGCATGGTGGTTACTCGTGCCttgtgtccctgcccactgtGGGCATG
The Apus apus isolate bApuApu2 chromosome 3, bApuApu2.pri.cur, whole genome shotgun sequence genome window above contains:
- the POMC gene encoding pro-opiomelanocortin, with product MPSTLWSSLPMVLGLLLWQPVGASGPCWESSKCQDLSSEAGVLGCAMACRADLSAEAPVYPGNGHLQPLSESIRKYVMSHFRWNKFGRRNSSSGEHKREEGTGSNPPLASFPALPPSHHEEEQGTGLEREEGKRSYSMEHFRWGKPVGRKRRPIKVYPNGVEEESAESYPLEFRRELAEEEEEEEDQEEEKKAGGSYHMRHFRWHAPLKDKRYGGFMTSEHSQTPLVTLFKNAIIKSAYKKGQ